In the Clostridium beijerinckii genome, one interval contains:
- the nifB gene encoding nitrogenase cofactor biosynthesis protein NifB, whose product MKESKSYVNLTVNPCKMCMPMGVSNALYGIKNCMTILHGSQGCSTYIRRHMATHYNEPVDIASSSLTEEGTVYGGENNLIKGLENLIKLYNPEVIGIATTCLAETIGEDVVRLSKIFYEKHPDSKVKLIPIQSPGYGGTQYGGYFTALRAVVENVEMYTDKNEKVNVIAGPMSSADMREIKEILEDFKIDYILLPDLSENLDGVHSKKYNRLPSNGTSIDEIKFMGGAKATIELTTFIKEEYSVGVYLEENFGVENFRINVPRGLRDTDNFLKVLAKISGNPIPEKYKKQRGRYLDAMIDSHKYNAEARIAIFGEPDFVYSTARLAVENGAVPVLIASGDVCKKLEPSLREEVDELSNQLFAGECKIIDEADFKEIEKFALDLKVNVMIGSSDGRRIEEKHKIPLIRMSFPIHDRIGGQRILSIGYEGSLNLGDQITNVMLAKTEMTFRENLYNEYYKEEVEISNKDIAIEGEKKMEARIISREEVEEKTKTHPCFSCSSAHKYARMHIPIAPKCNISCNYCLRKFDCVNESRPGVTTEVLSPEEAFAKYKLVKSKMDNLKVVGIAGPGDALANFDNVRETLKLIREHDPEVTFCLSTNGLMLPFYAQELINLGVSHVTVTMNAIDPKITAKVYKFVDYLGVTYTGEEAAQILLTNQLSGIKYLADRGIMVKVNIVMLKGINDHHIEEVTKKAKELGAGITNIMQMIPVKGSVFENMPLTSNKEIMDLRKKCGEHIEQMYHCKQCRADAIGLLGDDQSQKFNKPSNVKEVTEEKPLKFAIASKSGIGVDMHFGHASEFYIYEYKNGEPRYLEKRNVEKYCNGKEVCEEEEDKFAKLSKVVSDCNGVLCLRIGDEPKRKFKSMNIEVFMTCETIETAVEKAAEAILKGTEVEEMLRA is encoded by the coding sequence ATGAAGGAATCTAAAAGTTATGTAAATCTAACCGTAAATCCATGCAAAATGTGTATGCCTATGGGAGTTAGCAATGCTTTATATGGAATTAAAAATTGCATGACTATATTACATGGTTCTCAAGGTTGTAGTACATATATTAGAAGACATATGGCAACACACTATAATGAGCCTGTAGATATTGCTTCATCTTCACTAACTGAAGAAGGAACTGTTTATGGTGGTGAAAATAATTTAATTAAAGGATTAGAAAATTTAATTAAATTATATAACCCAGAAGTTATAGGTATTGCAACAACTTGCCTTGCAGAAACCATAGGAGAGGATGTAGTAAGACTTTCAAAGATATTTTATGAAAAACATCCAGATAGTAAAGTTAAGTTAATACCAATACAATCGCCTGGATATGGTGGAACTCAATATGGCGGATATTTTACAGCTTTAAGGGCAGTTGTAGAAAATGTAGAAATGTATACAGATAAAAATGAAAAAGTAAATGTTATTGCCGGGCCAATGAGTAGTGCGGATATGAGGGAGATAAAAGAGATCTTGGAGGATTTTAAAATTGATTATATATTGCTGCCTGACTTATCGGAGAATTTAGATGGAGTTCATAGTAAAAAATATAATAGGCTTCCAAGCAATGGTACGAGTATAGACGAAATTAAATTTATGGGTGGTGCAAAGGCTACCATTGAACTAACCACATTTATTAAAGAAGAATATTCTGTAGGAGTTTATTTAGAGGAGAATTTTGGAGTTGAGAATTTTAGAATTAATGTTCCAAGAGGTCTTAGAGATACTGATAATTTTTTAAAAGTGCTAGCTAAAATATCAGGAAATCCAATTCCAGAAAAATATAAAAAACAAAGAGGAAGATATTTAGATGCTATGATTGATTCTCATAAATATAATGCAGAAGCTAGAATTGCTATATTTGGAGAACCTGATTTTGTATACTCTACTGCAAGATTAGCTGTGGAAAACGGAGCTGTACCAGTACTTATTGCAAGTGGAGATGTATGTAAAAAACTTGAACCAAGCTTAAGGGAAGAAGTTGACGAACTTTCAAATCAGTTATTTGCAGGTGAATGCAAAATCATAGATGAGGCAGACTTTAAGGAAATAGAAAAATTCGCCTTAGATTTAAAGGTAAATGTAATGATTGGAAGCTCGGATGGAAGAAGAATAGAGGAAAAACATAAGATTCCATTAATTCGAATGTCATTTCCTATTCATGATAGGATCGGTGGACAAAGAATATTATCTATAGGCTATGAAGGATCTTTAAATTTAGGGGATCAAATTACTAATGTTATGCTTGCTAAGACTGAAATGACCTTTAGAGAGAATTTATACAATGAATATTATAAGGAAGAAGTTGAAATAAGTAATAAAGATATAGCAATTGAGGGGGAGAAAAAGATGGAAGCAAGAATTATCAGCAGAGAAGAAGTAGAAGAAAAAACAAAAACTCATCCATGTTTTAGCTGTTCATCAGCTCACAAGTATGCAAGAATGCACATTCCTATAGCGCCAAAGTGTAATATTAGCTGCAATTATTGTTTAAGAAAATTTGATTGTGTTAATGAGAGCAGACCTGGGGTAACAACTGAAGTATTATCTCCAGAAGAAGCTTTTGCTAAATACAAACTAGTAAAATCAAAAATGGACAACTTAAAAGTTGTTGGAATAGCAGGACCTGGCGATGCTCTTGCTAACTTTGATAATGTTAGGGAAACTTTGAAGCTTATAAGAGAACATGATCCAGAAGTTACATTTTGTCTATCAACAAACGGATTAATGCTTCCATTTTATGCTCAAGAGCTGATTAATTTAGGAGTAAGTCATGTAACTGTAACAATGAATGCTATTGATCCTAAAATAACTGCTAAAGTATATAAATTCGTAGATTACTTAGGGGTTACTTATACTGGTGAAGAGGCAGCTCAAATCCTTTTAACTAACCAATTATCAGGTATTAAGTATTTAGCTGATAGAGGAATTATGGTTAAGGTAAATATAGTAATGCTTAAGGGAATCAATGATCATCATATAGAAGAAGTAACAAAAAAAGCAAAGGAACTTGGAGCAGGAATAACAAATATAATGCAAATGATTCCTGTAAAAGGAAGTGTCTTTGAAAATATGCCGCTTACAAGTAATAAAGAGATAATGGATTTAAGAAAAAAATGTGGAGAGCATATTGAGCAGATGTATCATTGTAAGCAATGTAGGGCAGATGCTATTGGTTTACTTGGAGATGATCAATCTCAAAAATTTAATAAGCCATCAAATGTAAAGGAAGTTACAGAAGAAAAACCACTAAAGTTTGCTATTGCATCAAAAAGTGGAATAGGCGTGGACATGCATTTTGGACATGCATCTGAATTTTATATCTATGAATATAAAAATGGAGAGCCAAGATATTTGGAAAAAAGAAATGTTGAAAAATATTGTAATGGTAAAGAAGTTTGTGAGGAAGAGGAAGATAAGTTTGCTAAGCTTTCAAAAGTTGTTTCAGACTGCAATGGAGTACTTTGTCTTAGAATTGGTGATGAACCAAAAAGAAAATTTAAAAGTATGAATATAGAAGTTTTTATGACATGTGAAACCATTGAAACAGCTGTTGAAAAAGCAGCAGAAGCTATATTAAAAGGAACTGAAGTTGAAGAAATGCTAAGAGCTTAA
- a CDS encoding 2Fe-2S ferredoxin — translation MINLKHHIFVCASCRVNGMQKGMCYSKDSVKVVQKFMEEVEERDLINEVMVTNTGCLGVCNKGPIVVVYPEGTWYGNVKIEDVERIVEEHIEGGKVVQELVI, via the coding sequence ATGATTAATTTAAAACATCATATTTTTGTTTGTGCAAGTTGTAGAGTTAATGGAATGCAAAAAGGAATGTGCTATTCTAAAGATTCAGTAAAGGTTGTGCAAAAGTTTATGGAAGAAGTTGAAGAAAGAGATTTAATAAATGAAGTAATGGTGACTAATACAGGGTGTTTGGGAGTTTGCAATAAAGGTCCTATAGTAGTTGTTTATCCTGAAGGAACTTGGTATGGAAATGTAAAGATTGAAGATGTAGAAAGAATTGTGGAAGAACATATTGAAGGTGGAAAAGTAGTACAAGAATTAGTTATTTAA
- the nirJ2 gene encoding putative heme d1 biosynthesis radical SAM protein NirJ2 translates to MIISWNTTNKCNLKCSHCYRDSGKESQGELNTEEAKLLIDQIAKANFKIMIFSGGEPLMREDIFELINYASKAGLRPVLGTNGTLISREIAEKLKAAGISAIGISLDSLDSKKHNKFRGNNEAFRDTIYAMKNCRDLGIRFQIHTTVMDWNKDEIISLTDFSVAMGAAAHHIFFLVPTGRGKDIEDELLSSKEYEELLTSIMKKQSEVKIEIKPTCAPQFVRIAEDLGVNSRFKRGCIAGRSYCIINPKGDVQACAYLTEVAGNIREIPFDEIWKNSELLNNLRTQEYKGTCNSCKDKKSCGGCRARAAYYNDGDYMASDKICIFNN, encoded by the coding sequence ATGATAATATCATGGAATACTACAAATAAATGCAATTTAAAGTGCAGTCATTGTTATAGAGATTCAGGCAAAGAAAGTCAAGGTGAATTAAATACAGAAGAAGCAAAGTTACTTATAGATCAAATTGCAAAAGCTAATTTTAAAATAATGATATTCTCTGGTGGAGAACCATTAATGAGAGAGGATATTTTTGAATTAATAAATTATGCATCCAAAGCTGGCTTAAGACCTGTCCTTGGAACAAATGGTACCCTTATATCAAGGGAAATTGCAGAAAAATTAAAAGCTGCTGGTATTTCTGCAATAGGCATAAGTCTTGATAGTCTTGATTCAAAAAAACATAATAAATTTAGGGGAAATAATGAAGCTTTTAGAGATACCATTTATGCAATGAAAAATTGTAGAGATTTAGGAATTAGATTTCAAATTCATACAACTGTCATGGATTGGAATAAAGATGAGATAATTAGTTTGACTGATTTTTCAGTGGCTATGGGTGCAGCCGCTCATCATATATTCTTCCTTGTGCCTACAGGAAGAGGAAAAGATATAGAAGATGAATTATTAAGTTCAAAAGAGTATGAAGAGTTATTAACATCAATAATGAAAAAGCAAAGTGAAGTAAAAATAGAAATAAAGCCAACTTGTGCTCCACAATTTGTTAGAATTGCAGAAGATTTAGGTGTAAATAGTAGATTTAAACGTGGATGTATTGCAGGAAGAAGCTATTGTATTATTAATCCAAAAGGAGATGTTCAGGCTTGTGCTTATTTAACAGAAGTAGCTGGTAATATAAGAGAAATACCATTTGATGAAATATGGAAAAATAGTGAATTGCTCAATAACCTAAGAACTCAAGAATATAAAGGAACTTGTAACAGTTGTAAAGATAAAAAAAGTTGTGGAGGCTGCAGAGCAAGAGCTGCATATTATAATGACGGAGATTATATGGCATCAGATAAAATTTGCATTTTTAATAATTAA
- a CDS encoding AsnC family transcriptional regulator, with protein sequence MDKTDKELLNLMQNEIPIDKNPFKILGEKLLLTENEVLKRINKLKNEGIIRRIGGIFNSRKIGYTSTLCAAKVPENEIEKVAEYINMYDEVTHNYIREDEYNMWFTMITRSEENLINILEEIKRNTGLEEIMSLPSVKLFKIKVALNLQGDDTND encoded by the coding sequence ATGGATAAAACAGATAAAGAATTGCTTAATTTAATGCAAAATGAAATTCCAATAGATAAGAATCCTTTTAAAATACTAGGGGAAAAATTATTACTTACAGAAAATGAAGTATTAAAAAGAATAAATAAGTTAAAAAATGAAGGAATAATAAGAAGAATAGGTGGAATTTTTAATTCGAGAAAAATTGGATATACAAGTACTCTTTGTGCAGCTAAAGTGCCTGAAAATGAAATTGAAAAGGTTGCAGAATATATAAATATGTATGATGAAGTGACTCACAATTATATAAGAGAAGATGAGTATAATATGTGGTTTACTATGATAACGCGTTCAGAAGAGAATTTGATTAATATTCTTGAAGAAATAAAGAGAAATACTGGTTTGGAAGAAATAATGAGTTTACCTTCAGTTAAGTTATTTAAGATTAAAGTGGCTTTAAATCTTCAAGGAGATGATACAAATGATTAG
- a CDS encoding Lrp/AsnC family transcriptional regulator, translating into MISDFDKKIISRLQEDIPIITNPYKDIAKELSMDEDVLIDKIRNYSETGILKRIGAILYHRKAGFKANAMVVWKIDDERLDEIGEYMASISVVTHCYERKPFGSWDYNLYTMIHEKDKESCNKIIKQIADDIGIENYKILYSTRELKKTSMKYFK; encoded by the coding sequence ATGATTAGTGATTTTGATAAGAAAATAATAAGTAGATTGCAAGAGGATATTCCTATAATAACTAATCCGTATAAGGATATAGCTAAAGAGCTTAGTATGGATGAAGATGTGCTTATAGATAAAATCAGAAATTATAGTGAAACTGGAATATTAAAAAGAATAGGAGCAATACTTTATCATAGAAAAGCTGGATTTAAAGCTAATGCAATGGTAGTTTGGAAGATTGATGATGAAAGATTAGATGAAATTGGAGAATATATGGCATCCATTTCTGTAGTTACACACTGTTATGAAAGGAAACCTTTTGGTTCGTGGGATTATAATCTATACACAATGATACACGAGAAAGATAAGGAAAGCTGTAACAAAATTATTAAGCAGATAGCTGATGATATAGGAATTGAAAATTACAAAATTTTGTATAGCACAAGAGAATTAAAAAAGACTAGCATGAAATATTTCAAATAA
- a CDS encoding homocitrate synthase, with the protein MIYNEKLDNEIYIVDTTLRDGEQCAGKAFSIDEKIEIAKYMDKMKIYQIEAGIPAMGDLEKECIKRILEIRKNSLISAWNRMNKNDIFHSMECKPDIIHISVPTSDIQIYSNLGKDKKWVEENIKECVFLARDKGYEVTIGFEDASRADISYLINLCEIIIGMGVKRARYADTVGISMPSLIKDSIKTLVNNTGIEIEIHAHNDFGMAIPISLEAVKSGAKYVDCTLGGIGERTGNCNLQEFLKISNAYLKRNKKIEGLI; encoded by the coding sequence TTGATTTATAATGAAAAATTAGACAATGAAATATATATTGTGGATACAACTTTAAGAGATGGTGAACAATGTGCAGGAAAAGCTTTTTCAATTGATGAAAAAATTGAAATTGCGAAATATATGGATAAAATGAAGATTTATCAGATAGAGGCAGGCATACCTGCAATGGGAGATTTAGAAAAAGAATGCATTAAGAGGATATTAGAAATAAGAAAAAATTCACTAATTTCCGCTTGGAATAGAATGAATAAAAATGATATATTTCATTCAATGGAGTGTAAACCAGATATTATTCATATTAGCGTTCCTACATCGGATATACAAATATATTCGAATTTAGGAAAGGATAAAAAGTGGGTTGAAGAAAATATTAAGGAATGTGTATTTTTAGCGAGAGATAAAGGTTATGAAGTTACTATAGGTTTTGAAGATGCTTCTAGGGCAGACATTAGCTATCTTATAAATTTGTGTGAAATAATTATTGGTATGGGCGTAAAGCGGGCAAGATATGCAGATACCGTAGGAATATCAATGCCTTCACTTATAAAGGATTCAATTAAAACTTTAGTAAACAATACCGGAATAGAAATAGAAATTCATGCTCATAACGATTTTGGAATGGCGATTCCAATTTCCCTAGAGGCAGTTAAAAGTGGTGCTAAATATGTGGATTGCACGTTGGGTGGAATAGGTGAAAGAACAGGAAATTGTAATCTACAGGAGTTTTTAAAAATATCAAATGCATATTTAAAAAGAAATAAAAAAATTGAGGGATTGATTTAG
- the mntA gene encoding type VII toxin-antitoxin system MntA family adenylyltransferase antitoxin: MKLADEKKQIMSKLKSEEVNNLLERYSISSMLTFGSFNNDDFTQESDIDIAVIGIENIPLDKILELELFLERTLGKEIDVIDLRSRELTIFLKINVLNEGKIIYSNDNNVILEKYKDEVDIIYRENENFFWFRRRDVLS; this comes from the coding sequence ATGAAGTTGGCAGATGAAAAAAAACAAATTATGAGCAAACTAAAAAGTGAAGAAGTAAATAATCTTCTAGAAAGATATAGCATTTCGAGTATGCTCACTTTTGGAAGTTTTAACAACGATGATTTCACTCAAGAGTCAGATATAGATATAGCAGTAATAGGTATAGAAAATATACCTTTAGATAAAATATTAGAACTTGAATTATTTTTAGAAAGAACTTTGGGTAAAGAAATTGATGTTATAGATTTAAGAAGTAGAGAATTAACTATATTTTTAAAGATAAATGTATTAAATGAAGGTAAAATTATATATTCTAATGATAATAATGTTATTTTAGAAAAGTATAAAGATGAAGTTGATATAATATATAGAGAAAATGAGAATTTCTTTTGGTTTAGAAGAAGGGATGTGTTGTCATGA
- a CDS encoding HepT-like ribonuclease domain-containing protein — MNQERLIKIVEDFQECISDIDECIEILKNNSDNKIMIKLAKSSLRQLFVSFNTILEDFTSVTLKSLKKYKIGMTLNDSLEVLKEEKVLDAELFNFLEKSRLLRNRISHRYKEPAHAELFEHVVKYKDDFKKILNIAKQYLKE; from the coding sequence ATGAATCAAGAAAGACTTATAAAGATAGTTGAAGATTTTCAAGAGTGTATAAGTGATATCGATGAATGCATTGAGATATTAAAAAACAATAGTGATAACAAAATAATGATTAAGCTTGCAAAATCTAGTTTGAGACAATTATTTGTAAGTTTTAATACAATACTAGAAGACTTTACATCGGTAACTCTTAAGTCATTAAAAAAATATAAAATAGGTATGACTTTAAATGATAGTTTAGAAGTTTTAAAAGAGGAAAAAGTGCTTGATGCTGAGTTGTTTAACTTTTTAGAAAAATCAAGACTGCTTAGAAATAGAATTTCACATAGATATAAAGAACCAGCACATGCAGAATTATTTGAGCATGTTGTAAAGTATAAAGATGATTTTAAGAAAATTTTAAATATTGCAAAACAGTATTTAAAAGAGTAA
- a CDS encoding helicase C-terminal domain-containing protein: MLEDLISVLDNVIYLDIETTGLDETCSEIIEIGAVKVKNGVVTTYNTLIRPRGRVPISIYSLCSDLNEADLLSARSLNSIKKEVLEFLEDLPLICHNANFERKFLSFYIPEIKNTIMDSMELAIILEPWRKEYNLNSLIKEITNLNKDELHRGLSDSIDTLKVVNSLLLRQWNREENSRKKNKSLHNLIIKEYQYLQKWPWTKHLLKPPFFIEEGYTYVNYLENKEEELKLRKIPIDYLKYEDLLENEEIWNNGGDFGYQYRKDQKEFAKKIRENFEKCERIFIEAPTGSGKTFAYVIIAAIETYLNKQKNRKDDASFIISTNTKELQNQLIERDIPTILKKLRLDDKLNYGAMKGKGNYLCIERINKCEEFQMDEKGNLALLFLRRLCENGNYGDIENINYLVQKHLELDKYIREVNCDSEQCKLDKCTRACFLRKRYNELPEENITVINHSLLACWPYTEKKKINHIIIDEGHNLMEKCYDFFAEEFSSAEFIQLLDLIEKGHPSIIAMLLTLNASYGYRETIEKDKIMYLANDIIVNINILLNDFRSIRLVSGEYNFTTEFFLPREDLKVITNAVGSEISVLKESIYPLYKMLNDYIYNITLDDEIDGDIDHKNLSDFIAKLKSAFDVLDKFLESSVFYAKILEVDSEYKSFTLKNVPLNVGELVNEHMLKDVKSTTFLSATLRIENSFNKIKKHLGQEKAKEFIIPPTFDLKKRTKIFALKDVGRYDEPSYIKNVSKFIYNAALKINGHILVLFNNNARRTAVNEELELLTRGTKIEVHMSKKSVRALNDKNRQVIILGSKGFFEGIDVPGDALSCVMLDKIPNYSPEYPILRAITTYQKKGYQDVNYPQVCIKAKQIYGRLIRSTFDYGYFIILDPGQNSYTIRNLERDLNGPSIEFSSTTKVLSEMEFDYNNWRRNNINTIINNIKKSNKSIKEEFNNESKKHKLFWELLKVENDMYYFENINFKLNGKI, encoded by the coding sequence ATGCTAGAAGATTTAATCAGTGTTTTAGATAATGTAATATATTTAGATATAGAAACAACTGGACTTGATGAAACATGCTCAGAAATTATAGAAATTGGAGCTGTTAAAGTTAAGAATGGAGTTGTAACTACTTATAATACATTAATAAGACCAAGAGGACGCGTGCCAATAAGTATTTACAGTCTCTGCAGTGATCTAAATGAGGCAGATTTACTAAGTGCTAGAAGTTTGAATTCTATAAAAAAAGAAGTACTGGAATTTTTAGAAGATTTACCTTTAATATGCCATAATGCAAATTTTGAAAGAAAATTTTTATCTTTTTATATTCCTGAAATAAAAAATACAATAATGGATTCTATGGAGCTTGCAATAATTTTAGAACCATGGAGAAAAGAATATAATTTAAATTCTTTGATTAAAGAAATTACTAATTTAAATAAGGATGAGTTACATAGAGGACTATCAGATTCAATAGACACCTTAAAAGTAGTTAATTCACTACTTTTAAGGCAATGGAATAGAGAAGAAAATAGCAGAAAAAAGAATAAATCTCTGCATAATCTAATTATTAAAGAATATCAGTATTTACAAAAATGGCCATGGACTAAGCATTTATTGAAGCCTCCTTTTTTCATTGAGGAAGGTTATACATATGTAAATTACCTAGAGAACAAAGAAGAGGAACTTAAGCTAAGGAAAATTCCTATAGATTATTTGAAATATGAAGATTTACTTGAAAATGAAGAGATATGGAATAATGGCGGAGATTTTGGATACCAGTATAGAAAAGATCAAAAGGAATTTGCAAAAAAGATAAGAGAAAATTTTGAAAAATGTGAGAGGATATTTATAGAGGCACCAACTGGAAGTGGGAAAACTTTTGCGTATGTAATAATAGCGGCTATTGAAACGTACCTAAATAAGCAGAAAAATAGAAAAGATGATGCTAGCTTTATTATATCTACCAATACAAAGGAATTACAAAATCAACTTATTGAGAGGGATATTCCGACTATACTTAAAAAATTAAGATTAGATGATAAATTAAATTATGGTGCTATGAAAGGGAAAGGAAATTATCTTTGCATAGAAAGAATAAATAAATGTGAAGAATTTCAGATGGATGAAAAAGGGAATCTAGCATTACTTTTTCTAAGGAGACTTTGTGAAAATGGTAATTATGGAGATATAGAAAATATAAATTATCTAGTTCAAAAACATCTGGAATTGGATAAGTACATAAGGGAAGTTAATTGTGATAGTGAACAATGTAAGCTTGATAAATGTACAAGGGCTTGCTTCCTAAGAAAAAGGTATAATGAGCTGCCTGAGGAAAACATCACAGTTATTAATCATTCTCTTTTAGCATGCTGGCCATATACTGAAAAGAAAAAGATTAACCACATAATTATTGATGAGGGTCATAACTTAATGGAAAAGTGTTATGATTTTTTTGCTGAGGAATTTTCGTCAGCTGAATTTATACAATTGCTAGATCTTATAGAAAAAGGTCACCCGAGTATTATAGCTATGCTTTTAACTTTAAATGCTAGTTATGGTTATAGAGAAACCATAGAAAAAGATAAAATTATGTATTTAGCAAATGACATTATAGTAAATATAAATATATTATTAAATGATTTTAGAAGTATAAGGCTTGTTAGCGGGGAATATAATTTTACTACTGAATTTTTCCTTCCAAGAGAAGATTTAAAAGTAATAACAAATGCCGTAGGATCTGAGATATCAGTTTTGAAAGAAAGTATATATCCACTATATAAGATGTTAAATGATTATATTTATAATATAACTTTAGATGATGAAATAGATGGAGATATTGACCACAAGAATTTATCTGATTTCATAGCAAAGCTTAAAAGTGCATTTGATGTTTTAGATAAGTTTTTAGAAAGCTCAGTGTTCTATGCAAAAATATTAGAAGTAGACTCAGAATATAAATCATTCACACTTAAAAATGTTCCTTTAAATGTTGGAGAACTAGTTAATGAACATATGTTAAAAGATGTTAAAAGTACAACGTTCTTATCGGCAACATTGAGAATAGAAAATTCTTTTAATAAAATAAAAAAGCATTTAGGACAGGAAAAGGCAAAGGAGTTTATAATTCCACCAACTTTTGATTTAAAGAAAAGGACTAAAATCTTTGCTTTAAAAGATGTTGGGAGGTATGATGAACCATCATATATAAAAAATGTTTCAAAATTTATTTATAATGCTGCATTAAAAATAAATGGTCATATTCTTGTTTTATTCAATAATAATGCAAGGAGAACTGCTGTGAATGAAGAGCTTGAGCTGCTTACTAGAGGAACAAAAATAGAAGTACATATGAGCAAAAAATCAGTAAGAGCTTTAAATGATAAAAATAGGCAGGTTATAATACTTGGAAGCAAGGGCTTTTTTGAGGGGATAGATGTACCTGGAGACGCATTAAGCTGTGTTATGTTAGATAAAATTCCTAACTATAGTCCAGAATATCCTATTTTAAGAGCAATTACTACATACCAGAAGAAGGGATATCAGGATGTGAATTATCCTCAGGTATGTATTAAAGCTAAGCAAATATATGGCAGACTTATTAGAAGCACTTTTGATTATGGATACTTTATAATTTTAGATCCAGGACAAAACTCATATACTATAAGAAATCTTGAAAGAGATCTAAATGGGCCAAGTATAGAATTTTCATCGACTACTAAAGTACTTTCAGAGATGGAGTTTGATTATAATAATTGGAGAAGAAACAATATTAATACAATTATAAACAACATTAAGAAAAGTAATAAAAGCATTAAAGAGGAATTTAACAATGAGTCGAAAAAGCATAAATTATTTTGGGAATTACTAAAAGTTGAAAATGATATGTATTATTTTGAAAACATTAATTTTAAATTAAATGGTAAGATTTAA
- the tnpA gene encoding IS200/IS605 family transposase, with protein sequence MDEYNKGSHTIYDIKYHVIWVTKYRYKVLNKPIASRLRELIRQGCEARNIAIVRGSIGKDHVHMLIGCSPNIAPSKVVQYLKGRSSRLIQDEFPELKKRYWGQHLWARGYFCATVGSVTEETIKRYIESQELSDKEDIFKIEQ encoded by the coding sequence ATGGATGAGTATAACAAAGGCAGTCACACGATATATGATATAAAATATCATGTTATATGGGTAACAAAATATAGATACAAAGTATTAAACAAGCCGATAGCCTCAAGATTACGAGAGTTAATTCGGCAAGGTTGCGAAGCAAGAAACATTGCTATTGTTAGAGGAAGTATTGGAAAAGATCATGTTCATATGCTGATAGGATGTTCTCCGAACATTGCACCCAGTAAGGTTGTTCAGTATCTTAAAGGAAGATCATCAAGATTAATACAAGATGAATTCCCAGAATTAAAGAAAAGATACTGGGGACAACATTTGTGGGCAAGAGGATATTTTTGTGCAACAGTAGGTAGTGTTACAGAAGAAACTATTAAAAGGTATATAGAAAGCCAAGAACTTAGTGATAAAGAAGATATATTTAAGATAGAACAATAA
- a CDS encoding HNH endonuclease → MSEKEKSRYIKKEERDKVDKSSNFKCAWCGVNLMERHHIVQYADGGKNCSDNLILLCPNCHTLVHQGKIIKEELLERRKKLSGEIDRSSGYLSIINKCKVMIGGNTFIDTPNIINYNGENLIKMNVENNNLYVSLRLYDKKRNLICWVEDNKWWVENEEIFDFAYTKNTFKVEYDKDINININIIPDTDTIEISGNIYMNGYLLRFDKEDIRYFDEKYPQHYPIFKGNTIEKCNCAFRFNI, encoded by the coding sequence ATGAGTGAGAAAGAAAAATCAAGATATATAAAAAAAGAAGAGCGAGACAAAGTAGATAAATCATCAAATTTTAAGTGTGCATGGTGTGGAGTTAATTTAATGGAGAGACACCATATAGTACAATATGCGGATGGGGGAAAAAATTGTTCTGACAATTTAATATTATTATGTCCCAATTGTCATACATTAGTTCATCAAGGAAAAATAATAAAAGAGGAACTATTAGAAAGAAGAAAAAAGCTATCAGGTGAAATTGATAGAAGTTCTGGATATTTATCTATTATTAATAAGTGTAAGGTCATGATTGGTGGTAATACATTTATAGATACACCCAATATTATTAACTATAATGGTGAAAACCTAATTAAGATGAATGTAGAGAATAATAATTTATACGTATCCTTGAGACTATATGATAAAAAAAGAAATCTTATCTGCTGGGTAGAAGATAATAAGTGGTGGGTTGAGAATGAAGAAATATTTGATTTTGCTTATACTAAAAATACATTTAAAGTAGAGTATGATAAGGATATTAATATTAATATTAATATTATTCCAGATACAGATACAATCGAAATAAGTGGCAATATTTATATGAATGGTTATTTGCTTAGATTTGATAAAGAGGATATTAGATATTTTGATGAAAAATATCCTCAACATTATCCCATTTTTAAAGGAAATACAATTGAAAAATGTAATTGTGCATTCAGATTTAATATATAA